One Pyrus communis chromosome 4, drPyrComm1.1, whole genome shotgun sequence genomic region harbors:
- the LOC137730657 gene encoding membrane protein PM19L-like produces the protein MAQTVGRNVAAPLLFLNLIMYLIVVGFASWCLNRFINGQTNHPSFGGNGATMFFLLFSILAGVMGIASKLAGANHIRAWRSDSLAAAGSSAIVAWALTALAFGLACKQISIGGFRGWRLRLLEAFVIVLTFTQLLYLLLLHAGVFSSKYGPGYRDANYPAAGDPIHKGTTGGVPASRVV, from the exons ATGGCTCAGACTGTGGGAAGGAACGTGGCAGCTCCATTGCTGTTTCTGAACTTGATCATGTATTTGATCGTTGTCGGTTTTGCTAGTTGGTGTCTCAACAGGTTCATCAATGGCCAGACCAATCACCCTA GTTTTGGAGGAAATGGTGCAACAATGTTCTTTTTGCTATTCTCCATATTGGCTGGAGTGATGGGCATAGCATCAAAGCTGGCCGGAGCAAACCACATCAGAGCTTGGAGGAGTGATAGCCTAGCTGCAGCAGGATCATCAGCCATCGTGGCATGGGCTCTCACGGCACTGGCCTTTGG GCTGGCATGCAAGCAGATAAGCATTGGAGGGTTTAGAGGATGGAGGCTGAGGCTCTTGGAGGCTTTCGTAATAGTCTTGACATTCACTCAGCTATTGTACCTCTTGCTGCTTCATGCGGGTGTCTTCAGCAGCAAGTATGGCCCGGGCTACCGTGACGCCAACTACCCGGCTGCCGGCGATCCGATACACAAGGGCACAACTGGAGGAGTCCCTGCGTCTAGGGTTGTTTAA
- the LOC137731706 gene encoding ribosomal RNA-processing protein 14-C-like — MKKKRGSHTSDSNPILDLKSIIHQHSQFFDKLVELIPARFYLPVDDDDKPWFQGLSKTAKASAKKESKENIKKARRERLDPEKSSKTTLDLLKQSLEKKSNDESDSDEIEIKPVVPGLEDDECSVEDDERSVTYEELQQRLRRKLDEFRAGRHSEGSERARKRIERKERYEKKGTDQKKRKREAVSDGKKSASDDSVAKVEKDVAEAAKELTFGYVKLGDEDELGKTNKKKKLSKLRELERAKQLQEAKKDPEKGEIISKKHSWKAATSRAAGIKVHDDPKLLKQSIQKEKKRHQKNAEKWKGRVETTEKMKADKQKKRSDNISQKKQEKINRKIAKREKKLMRPGFEGRKEGFITEG; from the coding sequence atgaagaaaaaaagaggaagtCATACCAGTGATTCCAATCCAATTCTCGATTTGAAGTCTATTATCCATCAGCATTCTCAATTCTTCGACAAGTTAGTTGAGCTCATCCCTGCTAGATTCTATCTACCCGTTGACGATGATGATAAGCCATGGTTTCAAGGTCTCAGCAAGACTGCAAAAGCTTCAGCAAAGAAGGAATCAAAGGAAAACATTAAGAAAGCTCGAAGAGAACGGTTGGATCCAGAGAAGTCTTCTAAGACTACCCTTGATTTGCTAAAGCAAAGTTTGGAAAAGAAGTCAAACGATGAGAGTGATAGTGATGAAATAGAGATTAAGCCCGTGGTGCCTGGTCTGGAAGATGATGAATGTTCAGTGGAAGATGATGAACGTTCAGTGACATATGAAGAACTCCAGCAACGCCTTCGTCGCAAACTTGATGAGTTTCGGGCTGGTCGGCATTCTGAAGGTTCAGAGAGAGCAAGGAAGAGGATTGAGCGAAAGGAAAGATATGAGAAGAAAGGAACTGACCAGAAGAAACGGAAGAGAGAGGCCGTATCTGATGGTAAGAAATCTGCTAGTGATGATTCAGTGGCTAAAGTGGAGAAAGATGTTGCAGAGGCTGCAAAGGAGCTGACATTCGGTTATGTCAAACTTGGGGACGAAGATGAGCTTGGTAAgacaaataagaagaaaaagttgtCAAAGTTGCGGGAGCTTGAGAGGGCAAAACAGTTGCAAGAAGCCAAGAAAGATCCAGAAAAAGGTGAGATAATCTCGAAGAAGCATTCTTGGAAAGCTGCAACAAGTAGAGCTGCTGGGATCAAGGTTCACGATGATCCAAAGTTGTTGAAACAAAGCATTCAGAAGGAGAAGAAGCGGCATCAGAAGAATGCCgagaagtggaagggaaggGTTGAAACCACAGAGAAGATGAAAGCAGATAAACAGAAAAAGAGATCAGATAATATATCACAGAAAAAGCAAGAGAAGATAAACCGGAAAATcgcaaaaagagagaaaaagctCATGCGGCCAGGGTTTGAAGGTCGCAAGGAAGGTTTCATCACCGAAGGTTAA